In the genome of Deltaproteobacteria bacterium, the window GCCTCTCCCAGTTCCGGGGCGGCAAGGTGCTCCTCAACTCCTGGGCCTCCTGGTGAGGGTGCCGCATGGACCTGCCGGTCTGGCAGGCGCTCTACGAGGAGCTCGCGCCCCGGAGCTTCACCGTCATCACCGTCGCCATGGACGCGGGCGGCGCGCATGACGTCCGCCAGTGGATCGAGGCGGCAAAGCCGACGCACCCGAGCCTCATCGACACGCGCCACGTCGTCGCCGAGCTCTACGACTGGGTGAACGTCCCCTCGAACGCCTGGATCGACGAGGAGGGCCGCATCGTGCGCCCGAACGACCCGGGCTTCGCGGGCGAGTACTTCCGCGGCATGATGGACCCCGGTTTCGACTTCAAGGCGATGATGAAGGAGTACGCGCGCATGCGCGACCGCTACCTGGACGCCGTGCGCGACTGGGTGGCGAACGGCCCCGGGAGCCGCTGGGCGCTCACGCCCGAGCAGGTCCGCGCGCGCATGGCGGGGCCGAACGCGGAGCACGCGCGCGCCGCGGCCCACTTCCGGCTGGGCACGTTCCTCCACGAGCAGGGCAGGGCGGAGGCCGCGCAAGCAGCGTTCGCGGAGGCGAAGAAGCTCCGCCCCGAGAGCTGGAACTTCAAGCGCCAGACCTGGCACCTGGAGGAGCCCGGGAAGTCGGGTGGCCCGGAGTTCTGGGCCGAGGTGAAGGCGCTCGGCGATCGGCCCTACTACCCGCGCTGGGAGCTGTAGGAGCGGGCCGGGCGCGGTGGCCCGCTCGCCTACTCGAAGGGAGTCGCGACCTCGCCGGAGCGGTGCCCGCCGGGGCAGATGGTCTCGTGCACGCGCAGCACCCGTGCCACCTCGGCGCGGTGCTTGCGCGAGGCGGCGAACTTGACGCCGCAGACCGCGCAGGCACCAATCACGCTCGGCGCCCGGCGGGGCACTCGCCTGGCGAGCAGACGCGGCATCAGACTCCGCCGCCTCGCGCGCCCGAGGCGCGCGCGAAGACCGCCTACTGCGCGCAACACCGCGGGCGCAAACGACGACATGATCGTTCCCATGCCCAGACCGAAAGCAAGGGCGATGCCACGGCGGCGGCGTCCGGCGGAAGCGTGCGAGTCGCCCACGAGGCGCGGGACGGGCGTCCAGGCGAGTGGTCGGCTGTCCAGGATCCACGACGCAGCGTGCTTCCGGATCCACACGTTCGGAGACCGCATTACGAAGACGACGAAGTAGAGGCGCAACGCTTCGCTCAGCGGCAAAGTCTCCCCCGAGCTTGACAGCCCGGTCGCTGGCGCGTAGGAACGCTTGAGCATCCCCGGATAGAGACCGCAGGCCTTTTAACTTGACCCAGCGAGGTCAGGAAAGGTTCCGCATGACGTTCGCCCATCTTCGGCGCTCGCCTCACGCCTCCCGTTCCGGCTGTGGAGGCGTTTTCATATCGGGAGCCCGCCGGTGACCCTCAACGGTGCCCGCCCGGTGATGGACGCGCTCGCCATCCAGCGCGCGCTCGTCCGCATCGCGCATGAGATCCTCGAGCGCAACAAGGGCACCGAGGAGCTGGCGCTGATCGGCATCCGCTCGCGCGGCGTGCACCTAGCCGAGCGCATCCGCAAGACGATCGGCGAGATCGAGGGCGGCGCGCCGCCGCCCTTCGGCGTGGTCGACATCACGCTCTACCGCGACGATCTGGATCGCGGCGTCCAGAACCCGATCGTGCAGGGGACCGACATCCCGTTCCCCGTCGATGGCCGCCGCATCCTGCTCGTCGACGACGTGCTCTTCACCGGCCGGACGGTGCGTGCCGCGATGGACGCGCTGGTCGACTTCGGCCGGCCCCAGTCCATCCAGCTCGCGGTGCTGGTCGACCGGGGCCATCGCGAGCTTCCCATCCGTGCGGACTACGTGGGCAAGAACCTCCCCACCTCCCGCCGCGAGCAGGTGCAGGTCCGGCTCGCCGAGGCGGACGGCGTGGACGAGGTCGTGATCGAGAGCTGAGGAGGGCGGTCATGGGGTTCACGCAGCGTCACCTGCTCGGGCTGGAGGGAGTCGCGGCGGACGAGATCACGACCATCCTCGACACCGCCGGCTCCTTCAAGGAGATCTCGGAGCGCGACATCAAGAAGGTGCCGACGCTGCGCGGGAAGACGGTCATCAACCTCTTCTACGAGACGAGCACGCGCACGCGGACCTCGTTCGAGATCGCGGCCAAGCGGCTCTCGGCCGACACCATCAACATCAGCGCCGCGAGCTCGAGCATGTCGAAGGGCGAGACGCTCGCCGACACGGCGCGCAACCTCGAGGCCATGCGGCCCGACGCGATCGTCGTCCGCCACCCCTCCTCGGGGGCCTGCCATCTCCTCGCGCGCCACGTCTCGTGCCCCATCCTGAACGCCGGCGACGGCTGCCACGAGCACCCGACGCAGGCGCTGCTCGACCTGCTGACGATCCGGGAGCGTCATGGCCGACTCGCCGGGCTCACGGTCGCGATCGTGGGCGACGTGCTCCACAGCCGCGTGGCGCGCTCGAACCTGCACGCGCTCCGCACGCTCGGCGCGACCGTCCGCCTGGTCGGCCCGCCGACGCTCGTGCCGCGCCAGCTCGCCGCCTTCGGCGCCGAGCTGCACCACAGCCTGGCGGACGGCGTGCGCGACGCCGACGTGATCATGATGCTCCGCATCCAGCGCGAGCGGCAGGGCGCGAACTTCTTCCCGACCGTCGACGAGTACTCGCACTACTTCTGCCTGACCGAAGACGCGGTCCGGCTCGCCCGGCCGCACGTCATCATCCTCCATCCCGGGCCGGTCAACCGCGGCCTCGAGATCGCGAGCGCGGTCGCCGACGGGCCGTACTCGGTCATCATGGACCAGGTGACGAACGGGGTCGCGGTGCGGATGGCGCTCCTCTACCTGCTGGTCGCCCGGAGCAAGGCCGAGGACGCGAGCGCGAGCGAGGCCGAGCCCACGCTCGAGCCGATGCGGCGGCGGACCGGGGGGCGTGTGTGAGCCGGCTGCTCGTCGCCGGCGGCACGGTGGTCGACCCGGTCGCGGGCCGCGCAGCCGCGGGCGACGTGCTGGTGGACGGTGAGAAGATCGCCGCGACCGGCGCGCCGGGGACGCTCGCCGCCGGCGACGCCCCGGTGCTCGACGCGCGCGGGCTCCTCGTGCTGCCCGGCCTGGTCGACATGCACGTGCATCTCCGCGAGCCGGGCTACGAGTACAAGGAGACCATCCAGACCGGCGTGGCGGCGGCGCTCGCGGGCGGCTTCGCCTCGCTCGCCTGCATGGCGAACACGGAGCCCGTGAACGACAGCGCCGCGGTCACGCAGTACATCCTGGACCGCGCGCGGATTGCGCAGGGCGCTCGCGTCTACCCCATCGGCGCGCTCTCGCAGGGCTTGAAGGGCGAGCGCCTGGCCGAGATCGGCGAGATGCACCGCGCCGGCATCGTCGCCGTCTCCGACGACGGCCGCCCGGTCGTGGACGCCGAGCTCATGCGCCGCGCGCTCGAGTACAGCTCGATGTTCGGCCTCCCGGTGATCGCGCACGAGGAGGAGCCGCACCTCGCGGCCGGCGGCGCCATGAACGAGGGCGTGACCGCGCTGCGCCTGGGTCTCCGCGGCATCCCGGCCGCCGCCGAGGAGGTGATGATCGCGCGCGACCTGGCGCTCGCGCGCCTCACGGGCGGGCGCCTGCACGTCGCACACGTGAGCACCAGGGGCGCGGTCGCGCTCCTCCGCGAGGCGAAGGCCCAGGGCCTGCCGGTCACGGCCGAGGTGACCCCGCACCATCTCTTCCTCACCGAGGAGGCGGTCGAGGGCTACGGCACGAACGCCAAGATGGCGCCGCCGCTGCGCACGCGCGCGGACGTGGCGGCCCTCCGCGCCGCGCTCGCCGACGGCACCATCGACGCGATCGCCACCGACCATGCGCCGCATCACCACGACGAGAAGGAGGTCGAGTTCGACCTCGCCGCGAACGGCGTCGTCGGTCTCGAGACGGCGGTGCCGCTGGCGCTCCGCCTGGTCGCGGAAGGTGTCCTCGACCTGCCCACGCTGGTGGCGCGCATGACGGTCGGCCCCGCACGCATCCTGGGCCTCCCGGCCGGCACGCTCGCCCCGGGCGCGGCGGCCGACCTGACGCTCGTCGATCCCGAGCGCCGCTGGCGGGTCGAGGCGCGCGCGTTCCGCTCGAAGGGCCGCAACACACCCTTCGAGGGCTGGGACATGACGGGCCGCGCGGTCGCCGTCCTGGTCGGCGGCCGGCTCGTGCACGGCGAGCGGCCCGCGACGGCGCCGGCGCTGCGGAGCGCGTCGTGAAGGAGCGGCCGGCGCTGCTGGCGCTCGCCGACGGCACGATCTTCCGCGGGCGCGCCTTCGGCGCGACGGGCGAGGCGGTGGGCGAGCTCGTCTTCAACACCAGCATGACGGGCTACCAGGAGATCCTGACCGACCCGTCCTACGAGGGGCAGCTGGTCGCCATGACGTACCCGGAGATCGGCAACGTCGGCGTGAACCGCGAGGACGTCGAGTCGCGCCGCCCCTACGTGCGCGGCTTCGTGGTGCGCGAGTACCGCGAGGCGCCGTCGTCGTGGCGGGCGGAGGAATCGCTCGGCGCCTACCTCGCACGGCACGGGATTCCCGCGATCGAGGGTATCGACACGCGCGCGCTGGTGCGCCACCTCCGCGATCACGGCTCGCAGGAGGCCGTGCTGTCGAGCGTCGATCTGAACCCGGAGCGGCTCGTGCGCCGCGCGAAGGACTCGCCCGGCCTCGTCGGCCGCGACCTGGTGCGCGAGGTGACGTGCAAGGAGCCCTACGAGTGGACGCAGGGCCCGTGGCGGCTGGGTCTGGGCTACACGACCGCGGAGCAGGCGGCGGAGCAGCGGCGCGGGAAGGTGTTCGACGTCGTGGCCTACGACTTCGGCATCAAGTGGAACATCCTGCGGAACCTGGTCGGGACGGGCTGCCGCGTGCAGGTCGTGCCCGCGTACACGAGCGCCGCTGAGGTGCTGGCGATGCGCCCCGACGGCGTCTTCCTCTCCAACGGCCCCGGCGACCCCGACGCGGTCGCGGGCGCGCCCGAGCGCGTGGCGCAGCTCGTCGGCAACGTGCCCGTCTTCGGCATCTGCTTGGGGCACCAGATCATGGGCCTCGCGCTGGGCGGGAAGACGTTCAAGCTCAAGTTCGGCCACCACGGTGGGAACCAGCCGGTGAAGGACCTGACGACGGGGAAGGTGGAGATCACGGCGCAGAACCATGGGTTTGCGGTGGACGTGGAGTCGCTGCGCGGGCGGGCGGAGATCACGCACATCAACTTGAACGACCACACCTGCGAGGGCCTCGCGGTGAAGGGGCAGCCGACCTTCTCGGTGCAGTACCATCCGGAGGCGTCGCCCGGGCCGCACGATGCGCGGTATCTGTTTCGGCGGTTCGTGGAGATGATGGAGCGGGACACGGGATAGCGAGGTGTTAGACGGAGCCCAACGGCATCAACATGTTCTCGGAAGAGTTGATCGAGATCGCGTCACGCACCTGTGCGCCGACTGACCTCACTCTGTGTGAAATCGGGAGCGATCCGGGGCACGTAGTGTACAGAGAGGACGCGCGAGCTTCATGCGA includes:
- a CDS encoding TlpA family protein disulfide reductase encodes the protein MDLPVWQALYEELAPRSFTVITVAMDAGGAHDVRQWIEAAKPTHPSLIDTRHVVAELYDWVNVPSNAWIDEEGRIVRPNDPGFAGEYFRGMMDPGFDFKAMMKEYARMRDRYLDAVRDWVANGPGSRWALTPEQVRARMAGPNAEHARAAAHFRLGTFLHEQGRAEAAQAAFAEAKKLRPESWNFKRQTWHLEEPGKSGGPEFWAEVKALGDRPYYPRWEL
- the pyrR gene encoding bifunctional pyr operon transcriptional regulator/uracil phosphoribosyltransferase PyrR gives rise to the protein MDALAIQRALVRIAHEILERNKGTEELALIGIRSRGVHLAERIRKTIGEIEGGAPPPFGVVDITLYRDDLDRGVQNPIVQGTDIPFPVDGRRILLVDDVLFTGRTVRAAMDALVDFGRPQSIQLAVLVDRGHRELPIRADYVGKNLPTSRREQVQVRLAEADGVDEVVIES
- a CDS encoding aspartate carbamoyltransferase catalytic subunit, giving the protein MGFTQRHLLGLEGVAADEITTILDTAGSFKEISERDIKKVPTLRGKTVINLFYETSTRTRTSFEIAAKRLSADTINISAASSSMSKGETLADTARNLEAMRPDAIVVRHPSSGACHLLARHVSCPILNAGDGCHEHPTQALLDLLTIRERHGRLAGLTVAIVGDVLHSRVARSNLHALRTLGATVRLVGPPTLVPRQLAAFGAELHHSLADGVRDADVIMMLRIQRERQGANFFPTVDEYSHYFCLTEDAVRLARPHVIILHPGPVNRGLEIASAVADGPYSVIMDQVTNGVAVRMALLYLLVARSKAEDASASEAEPTLEPMRRRTGGRV
- a CDS encoding dihydroorotase; this translates as MSRLLVAGGTVVDPVAGRAAAGDVLVDGEKIAATGAPGTLAAGDAPVLDARGLLVLPGLVDMHVHLREPGYEYKETIQTGVAAALAGGFASLACMANTEPVNDSAAVTQYILDRARIAQGARVYPIGALSQGLKGERLAEIGEMHRAGIVAVSDDGRPVVDAELMRRALEYSSMFGLPVIAHEEEPHLAAGGAMNEGVTALRLGLRGIPAAAEEVMIARDLALARLTGGRLHVAHVSTRGAVALLREAKAQGLPVTAEVTPHHLFLTEEAVEGYGTNAKMAPPLRTRADVAALRAALADGTIDAIATDHAPHHHDEKEVEFDLAANGVVGLETAVPLALRLVAEGVLDLPTLVARMTVGPARILGLPAGTLAPGAAADLTLVDPERRWRVEARAFRSKGRNTPFEGWDMTGRAVAVLVGGRLVHGERPATAPALRSAS
- the carA gene encoding glutamine-hydrolyzing carbamoyl-phosphate synthase small subunit, with amino-acid sequence MKERPALLALADGTIFRGRAFGATGEAVGELVFNTSMTGYQEILTDPSYEGQLVAMTYPEIGNVGVNREDVESRRPYVRGFVVREYREAPSSWRAEESLGAYLARHGIPAIEGIDTRALVRHLRDHGSQEAVLSSVDLNPERLVRRAKDSPGLVGRDLVREVTCKEPYEWTQGPWRLGLGYTTAEQAAEQRRGKVFDVVAYDFGIKWNILRNLVGTGCRVQVVPAYTSAAEVLAMRPDGVFLSNGPGDPDAVAGAPERVAQLVGNVPVFGICLGHQIMGLALGGKTFKLKFGHHGGNQPVKDLTTGKVEITAQNHGFAVDVESLRGRAEITHINLNDHTCEGLAVKGQPTFSVQYHPEASPGPHDARYLFRRFVEMMERDTG